Proteins from a genomic interval of Calypte anna isolate BGI_N300 chromosome 6, bCalAnn1_v1.p, whole genome shotgun sequence:
- the MFSD13A gene encoding transmembrane protein 180 isoform X3 has translation MLAWEQQWIGPNKDVAGVGRRHPISNGVIYGSLSLFVSILHNVFLLYYVDTFVSVYKIDKLSFWIGETVFLIWNSLNDPLFGWLSDRVFLSTQQPGAEISSPEVVLKRLRALSHNGPLFAISFLAFWVAWAHPGLQFLLCLCMYDSFLTMVDLHHNALLADLAVSAKDRTSLNFYCSLFSAIGSLSVFMSYALLRQRFEADGKAKWDEESTLKELYIEKLSTPQEKRITLAEYLQQLSRHRNFLWFVCMNLVQVFHCHFNSNFFPLFLEHLLSDQISVSTGSFLLGVSYIAPHLNNLYFLSLCRRCGVYAVVRGLFFLKLTLSVVMLLAGPDQVYLLCIFIASNRVFTEGTCKLLNLVVTDLVDEDLVLNRRKQAASALLFGMVALVTKPGQTFAPLIGTWLLCAYTGYDIFQRNPLSNVVSAQPKLESAAALEPTLRQGCFYLLVFVPITCALLQLLSWSQFSLHGKRLQMVKAQRQSLTQGRAPEVKMI, from the exons ATGCTTGCCTGG gagCAACAATGGATTGGCCCCAACAAAGATGTAGCAGGTGTTGGGAGAAGACATCCCATCTCAAATGGAG TGATCTACGGGTCCCTGTCGctgtttgtttccattttgcACAATGTATTCCTCCTGTACTACGTGGACACCTTTGTCTCTGTTTACAAGATTGATAAGCTGTCCTTTTGGATAGGAGAG acAGTGTTTCTGATCTGGAACAGCCTCAATGACCCTCTGTTTGGCTGGCTGAGTGACCGGGTGTTCCTCAGCACACAGCA ACCAGGAGCAGAGATTTCTTCCCCAGAAGTCGTTCTGAAGAGGCTCAGAGCACTAAGCCACAATGGCCCCCTCTTTGCCATCTCTTTCCTGGCTTTCTGGGTTGCCTGGGCTCATCCTGGTTTGCAGTTCCTTCTTTGCCTTTGCATGTACGACAGCTTTCTCACCATGGTCGATCTCCATCACAATGCCTTGCTTGCAGACCTGGCTGTTTCGGCAAAAGACAGGACAAGCCTCAACTTCTACTGCTCCCTCTTCAGTGCCATAGGCTCCCTCTCTGTCTTCATGTCCTATGCA CTGCTCCGCCAGCGGTTTGAGGctgatggaaaagcaaaatgggACGAGGAATCAACCCTGAAAGA GCTGTACATTGAGAAACTCTCCACCCCCCAGGAGAAGAGGATCACCCTGGCAGAGTATCTCCAGCAGCTTTCCCGGCATCGCAACTTCCTCTGGTTTGTCTGCATGAATCTTGTTCAG GTTTTTCACTGCCACTTTAATAGCAACTTCTTCCCTCTGTTCCTGGAGCACCTGCTGTCAGACCAGATCTCTGTCTCTACTGGATCCTTCCTGCTTG GTGTTTCTTACATTGCCCCCCATCTCAACAACCTCTacttcctctccctctgccgCCGCTGTGGGGTTTATGCTGTGGTGCGAGGACTCTTCTTCCTGAAGCTGACTCTCAGTGTTGTCAtgctcctggcaggacctgATCAGGTGTATCTGCTCTGCATCTTCATTGCCAG CAACCGGGTGTTCACAGAAGGGACCTGTAAGTTGCTCAACCTTGTGGTCACTGACTTGGTGGATGAGGATTTAGTCCTGAACCGTAGGAAGCAGGCAGCCTCAGCACTGCTCTTTGGGATGGTGGCTCTGGTCACCAAGCCAGGCCAGACCTTCGCTCCTCTGATCGGCACCTGGCTGCTCTGTGCATACACAG GTTATGACATCTTCCAGCGCAACCCCTTGAGCAATGTGGTGAGTGCCCAGCCAAAGCTGGAATCTGCTGCAGCCTTGGAGCCAACTCTTCGCCAAGGCTGCTTCTACCTCCTTGTCTTTGTACCCATCACATGTGCACtactgcagctcctcagctggtCACAGTTCAGCTTGCACGGGAAGCGCCTGCAGATGGTGAAGGCTCAGCGCCAAAGCCTAACGCAAGGCCGAGCACCAGAGGTCAAAATGATCTAG
- the MFSD13A gene encoding transmembrane protein 180 isoform X2, with protein MGLRLLACLFHLPTAVIYGSLSLFVSILHNVFLLYYVDTFVSVYKIDKLSFWIGETVFLIWNSLNDPLFGWLSDRVFLSTQQPGAEISSPEVVLKRLRALSHNGPLFAISFLAFWVAWAHPGLQFLLCLCMYDSFLTMVDLHHNALLADLAVSAKDRTSLNFYCSLFSAIGSLSVFMSYAVWNKEDFFSFRIFCVMLALCSIVGFTLSTQLLRQRFEADGKAKWDEESTLKELYIEKLSTPQEKRITLAEYLQQLSRHRNFLWFVCMNLVQVFHCHFNSNFFPLFLEHLLSDQISVSTGSFLLGVSYIAPHLNNLYFLSLCRRCGVYAVVRGLFFLKLTLSVVMLLAGPDQVYLLCIFIASNRVFTEGTCKLLNLVVTDLVDEDLVLNRRKQAASALLFGMVALVTKPGQTFAPLIGTWLLCAYTGYDIFQRNPLSNVVSAQPKLESAAALEPTLRQGCFYLLVFVPITCALLQLLSWSQFSLHGKRLQMVKAQRQSLTQGRAPEVKMI; from the exons ATGGGGTTACGACTGTTAGCTTGTCTTTTTCATTTGCCCACTGCAGTGATCTACGGGTCCCTGTCGctgtttgtttccattttgcACAATGTATTCCTCCTGTACTACGTGGACACCTTTGTCTCTGTTTACAAGATTGATAAGCTGTCCTTTTGGATAGGAGAG acAGTGTTTCTGATCTGGAACAGCCTCAATGACCCTCTGTTTGGCTGGCTGAGTGACCGGGTGTTCCTCAGCACACAGCA ACCAGGAGCAGAGATTTCTTCCCCAGAAGTCGTTCTGAAGAGGCTCAGAGCACTAAGCCACAATGGCCCCCTCTTTGCCATCTCTTTCCTGGCTTTCTGGGTTGCCTGGGCTCATCCTGGTTTGCAGTTCCTTCTTTGCCTTTGCATGTACGACAGCTTTCTCACCATGGTCGATCTCCATCACAATGCCTTGCTTGCAGACCTGGCTGTTTCGGCAAAAGACAGGACAAGCCTCAACTTCTACTGCTCCCTCTTCAGTGCCATAGGCTCCCTCTCTGTCTTCATGTCCTATGCAGTATGGAACAAAGAGGACTTCTTTTCCTTTCGCATATTTTGTGTCATGCTAGCCCTCTGTTCCATCGTTGGTTTTACCCTGTCCACACAGCTGCTCCGCCAGCGGTTTGAGGctgatggaaaagcaaaatgggACGAGGAATCAACCCTGAAAGA GCTGTACATTGAGAAACTCTCCACCCCCCAGGAGAAGAGGATCACCCTGGCAGAGTATCTCCAGCAGCTTTCCCGGCATCGCAACTTCCTCTGGTTTGTCTGCATGAATCTTGTTCAG GTTTTTCACTGCCACTTTAATAGCAACTTCTTCCCTCTGTTCCTGGAGCACCTGCTGTCAGACCAGATCTCTGTCTCTACTGGATCCTTCCTGCTTG GTGTTTCTTACATTGCCCCCCATCTCAACAACCTCTacttcctctccctctgccgCCGCTGTGGGGTTTATGCTGTGGTGCGAGGACTCTTCTTCCTGAAGCTGACTCTCAGTGTTGTCAtgctcctggcaggacctgATCAGGTGTATCTGCTCTGCATCTTCATTGCCAG CAACCGGGTGTTCACAGAAGGGACCTGTAAGTTGCTCAACCTTGTGGTCACTGACTTGGTGGATGAGGATTTAGTCCTGAACCGTAGGAAGCAGGCAGCCTCAGCACTGCTCTTTGGGATGGTGGCTCTGGTCACCAAGCCAGGCCAGACCTTCGCTCCTCTGATCGGCACCTGGCTGCTCTGTGCATACACAG GTTATGACATCTTCCAGCGCAACCCCTTGAGCAATGTGGTGAGTGCCCAGCCAAAGCTGGAATCTGCTGCAGCCTTGGAGCCAACTCTTCGCCAAGGCTGCTTCTACCTCCTTGTCTTTGTACCCATCACATGTGCACtactgcagctcctcagctggtCACAGTTCAGCTTGCACGGGAAGCGCCTGCAGATGGTGAAGGCTCAGCGCCAAAGCCTAACGCAAGGCCGAGCACCAGAGGTCAAAATGATCTAG
- the MFSD13A gene encoding transmembrane protein 180 isoform X4, with amino-acid sequence METVFLIWNSLNDPLFGWLSDRVFLSTQQPGAEISSPEVVLKRLRALSHNGPLFAISFLAFWVAWAHPGLQFLLCLCMYDSFLTMVDLHHNALLADLAVSAKDRTSLNFYCSLFSAIGSLSVFMSYAVWNKEDFFSFRIFCVMLALCSIVGFTLSTQLLRQRFEADGKAKWDEESTLKELYIEKLSTPQEKRITLAEYLQQLSRHRNFLWFVCMNLVQVFHCHFNSNFFPLFLEHLLSDQISVSTGSFLLGVSYIAPHLNNLYFLSLCRRCGVYAVVRGLFFLKLTLSVVMLLAGPDQVYLLCIFIASNRVFTEGTCKLLNLVVTDLVDEDLVLNRRKQAASALLFGMVALVTKPGQTFAPLIGTWLLCAYTGYDIFQRNPLSNVVSAQPKLESAAALEPTLRQGCFYLLVFVPITCALLQLLSWSQFSLHGKRLQMVKAQRQSLTQGRAPEVKMI; translated from the exons ATGGAG acAGTGTTTCTGATCTGGAACAGCCTCAATGACCCTCTGTTTGGCTGGCTGAGTGACCGGGTGTTCCTCAGCACACAGCA ACCAGGAGCAGAGATTTCTTCCCCAGAAGTCGTTCTGAAGAGGCTCAGAGCACTAAGCCACAATGGCCCCCTCTTTGCCATCTCTTTCCTGGCTTTCTGGGTTGCCTGGGCTCATCCTGGTTTGCAGTTCCTTCTTTGCCTTTGCATGTACGACAGCTTTCTCACCATGGTCGATCTCCATCACAATGCCTTGCTTGCAGACCTGGCTGTTTCGGCAAAAGACAGGACAAGCCTCAACTTCTACTGCTCCCTCTTCAGTGCCATAGGCTCCCTCTCTGTCTTCATGTCCTATGCAGTATGGAACAAAGAGGACTTCTTTTCCTTTCGCATATTTTGTGTCATGCTAGCCCTCTGTTCCATCGTTGGTTTTACCCTGTCCACACAGCTGCTCCGCCAGCGGTTTGAGGctgatggaaaagcaaaatgggACGAGGAATCAACCCTGAAAGA GCTGTACATTGAGAAACTCTCCACCCCCCAGGAGAAGAGGATCACCCTGGCAGAGTATCTCCAGCAGCTTTCCCGGCATCGCAACTTCCTCTGGTTTGTCTGCATGAATCTTGTTCAG GTTTTTCACTGCCACTTTAATAGCAACTTCTTCCCTCTGTTCCTGGAGCACCTGCTGTCAGACCAGATCTCTGTCTCTACTGGATCCTTCCTGCTTG GTGTTTCTTACATTGCCCCCCATCTCAACAACCTCTacttcctctccctctgccgCCGCTGTGGGGTTTATGCTGTGGTGCGAGGACTCTTCTTCCTGAAGCTGACTCTCAGTGTTGTCAtgctcctggcaggacctgATCAGGTGTATCTGCTCTGCATCTTCATTGCCAG CAACCGGGTGTTCACAGAAGGGACCTGTAAGTTGCTCAACCTTGTGGTCACTGACTTGGTGGATGAGGATTTAGTCCTGAACCGTAGGAAGCAGGCAGCCTCAGCACTGCTCTTTGGGATGGTGGCTCTGGTCACCAAGCCAGGCCAGACCTTCGCTCCTCTGATCGGCACCTGGCTGCTCTGTGCATACACAG GTTATGACATCTTCCAGCGCAACCCCTTGAGCAATGTGGTGAGTGCCCAGCCAAAGCTGGAATCTGCTGCAGCCTTGGAGCCAACTCTTCGCCAAGGCTGCTTCTACCTCCTTGTCTTTGTACCCATCACATGTGCACtactgcagctcctcagctggtCACAGTTCAGCTTGCACGGGAAGCGCCTGCAGATGGTGAAGGCTCAGCGCCAAAGCCTAACGCAAGGCCGAGCACCAGAGGTCAAAATGATCTAG
- the MFSD13A gene encoding transmembrane protein 180 isoform X1, protein MLAWEQQWIGPNKDVAGVGRRHPISNGVIYGSLSLFVSILHNVFLLYYVDTFVSVYKIDKLSFWIGETVFLIWNSLNDPLFGWLSDRVFLSTQQPGAEISSPEVVLKRLRALSHNGPLFAISFLAFWVAWAHPGLQFLLCLCMYDSFLTMVDLHHNALLADLAVSAKDRTSLNFYCSLFSAIGSLSVFMSYAVWNKEDFFSFRIFCVMLALCSIVGFTLSTQLLRQRFEADGKAKWDEESTLKELYIEKLSTPQEKRITLAEYLQQLSRHRNFLWFVCMNLVQVFHCHFNSNFFPLFLEHLLSDQISVSTGSFLLGVSYIAPHLNNLYFLSLCRRCGVYAVVRGLFFLKLTLSVVMLLAGPDQVYLLCIFIASNRVFTEGTCKLLNLVVTDLVDEDLVLNRRKQAASALLFGMVALVTKPGQTFAPLIGTWLLCAYTGYDIFQRNPLSNVVSAQPKLESAAALEPTLRQGCFYLLVFVPITCALLQLLSWSQFSLHGKRLQMVKAQRQSLTQGRAPEVKMI, encoded by the exons ATGCTTGCCTGG gagCAACAATGGATTGGCCCCAACAAAGATGTAGCAGGTGTTGGGAGAAGACATCCCATCTCAAATGGAG TGATCTACGGGTCCCTGTCGctgtttgtttccattttgcACAATGTATTCCTCCTGTACTACGTGGACACCTTTGTCTCTGTTTACAAGATTGATAAGCTGTCCTTTTGGATAGGAGAG acAGTGTTTCTGATCTGGAACAGCCTCAATGACCCTCTGTTTGGCTGGCTGAGTGACCGGGTGTTCCTCAGCACACAGCA ACCAGGAGCAGAGATTTCTTCCCCAGAAGTCGTTCTGAAGAGGCTCAGAGCACTAAGCCACAATGGCCCCCTCTTTGCCATCTCTTTCCTGGCTTTCTGGGTTGCCTGGGCTCATCCTGGTTTGCAGTTCCTTCTTTGCCTTTGCATGTACGACAGCTTTCTCACCATGGTCGATCTCCATCACAATGCCTTGCTTGCAGACCTGGCTGTTTCGGCAAAAGACAGGACAAGCCTCAACTTCTACTGCTCCCTCTTCAGTGCCATAGGCTCCCTCTCTGTCTTCATGTCCTATGCAGTATGGAACAAAGAGGACTTCTTTTCCTTTCGCATATTTTGTGTCATGCTAGCCCTCTGTTCCATCGTTGGTTTTACCCTGTCCACACAGCTGCTCCGCCAGCGGTTTGAGGctgatggaaaagcaaaatgggACGAGGAATCAACCCTGAAAGA GCTGTACATTGAGAAACTCTCCACCCCCCAGGAGAAGAGGATCACCCTGGCAGAGTATCTCCAGCAGCTTTCCCGGCATCGCAACTTCCTCTGGTTTGTCTGCATGAATCTTGTTCAG GTTTTTCACTGCCACTTTAATAGCAACTTCTTCCCTCTGTTCCTGGAGCACCTGCTGTCAGACCAGATCTCTGTCTCTACTGGATCCTTCCTGCTTG GTGTTTCTTACATTGCCCCCCATCTCAACAACCTCTacttcctctccctctgccgCCGCTGTGGGGTTTATGCTGTGGTGCGAGGACTCTTCTTCCTGAAGCTGACTCTCAGTGTTGTCAtgctcctggcaggacctgATCAGGTGTATCTGCTCTGCATCTTCATTGCCAG CAACCGGGTGTTCACAGAAGGGACCTGTAAGTTGCTCAACCTTGTGGTCACTGACTTGGTGGATGAGGATTTAGTCCTGAACCGTAGGAAGCAGGCAGCCTCAGCACTGCTCTTTGGGATGGTGGCTCTGGTCACCAAGCCAGGCCAGACCTTCGCTCCTCTGATCGGCACCTGGCTGCTCTGTGCATACACAG GTTATGACATCTTCCAGCGCAACCCCTTGAGCAATGTGGTGAGTGCCCAGCCAAAGCTGGAATCTGCTGCAGCCTTGGAGCCAACTCTTCGCCAAGGCTGCTTCTACCTCCTTGTCTTTGTACCCATCACATGTGCACtactgcagctcctcagctggtCACAGTTCAGCTTGCACGGGAAGCGCCTGCAGATGGTGAAGGCTCAGCGCCAAAGCCTAACGCAAGGCCGAGCACCAGAGGTCAAAATGATCTAG